In one Culex quinquefasciatus strain JHB chromosome 2, VPISU_Cqui_1.0_pri_paternal, whole genome shotgun sequence genomic region, the following are encoded:
- the LOC6037029 gene encoding uncharacterized protein LOC6037029, with translation MSVLDVLEQIPCEDWPELRDLFRVDWPKHEVAFNTIQNYINWIKIDLRIKHLQVVSLNGSWRQNGTYLIVDRNQVFAYTLEESCDTLIRAFQLLDWDYSYVICSIRDSHQSALIIVQKSMQIETVWYKEAFFFHLPKEECLKFEIDLPEGLRLEKLGIEHGLYANRVWPQRNEASEYFFKRLAAWNASVGLFNDSNELLAWSFHWPTGAIGPLEVHPDHYRKGYGTIIAKAIAKEVAKLGFNCYGTVWKTNAASIGMFTKLGFESTDYHHYTKSKARKLCEWAD, from the exons ATGAGTGTTCTGGACGTGCTCGAACAAATCCCTTGTGAAGATTGGCCGGAATTGCGAGATTTGTTCCGTGTGGATTGGCCAAAACATGAAGTGGCGTTCAATACCATTCAGAACTACATCAACTGGATCAAGATCGATTTAAGAATTAAGCATTTGCAAGTGGTCAGTTTGAACGGAAGTTGGAGGCAGAATGGAACGTATTTGATTGTG GATCGCAATCAAGTCTTCGCTTATACGCTGGAAGAGTCATGCGACACATTAATACGTGCATTCCAGCTTTTGGACTGGGATTACAGCTACGTGATCTGTAGCATACGGGACAGTCATCAATCTGCGCTAATTATTGTCCAGAAGTCGATGCAAATTGAAACCGTCTGGTACAAGGAAGCGTTCTTCTTCCACCTGCCCAAGGAGGAGTGTCTTAAGTTTGAGATAGATCTTCCGGAGGGTCTACGCTTGGAGAAGCTGGGAATCGAGCACGGACTGTATGCGAACCGGGTTTGGCCCCAACGTAACGAAGCTTCCGAGTATTTCTTCAAGCGATTGGCTGCTTGGAATGCATCGGTAGGGTTGTTCAACGATTCCAATGAACTGCTGGCGTGGAGCTTCCATTGGCCTACGGGGGCTATTGGTCCGCTGGAGGTACATCCGGATCACTACCGGAAGGGTTACGGAACTATCATTGCGAAGGCGATCGCCAAGGAGGTTGCCAAGTTGGGCTTCAACTGCTATGGAACGGTTTGGAAGACGAACGCAGCTTCAATTGGGATGTTCACCAAGCTAGGATTCGAATCGACGGATTATCATCATTATACGAAGAGTAAGGCCAGGAAGCTGTGCGAATGGGCAGATTGA